From the Winogradskyella forsetii genome, the window TCACATCAAAATAATAATCATAATCCTCATCCCTTGGCTCATTTGTTATACCAACTCTTAAATCCGAATAATAAGAACTTTCTGTAGAGGCGATGGGAAATGATTTATTAGGAAGTTCTGGTTCTTTCGGAATGATGCAATTGAAACCATTTTCACAACCTAAAAATAATAAACTGAATACTAATGGAATAAAGTAATGTAGTTTCATAACGGCTTATTTGAAATTTACCATCACAAATAATGTACCAAGTTTTACAACTTATAATGATTCATCAATAACTTTTCATAAAAGGAATCTGGGAGAATACGCTTTAAAACAATAGAGAATTTCTGCATAAAAGCCCCAACCTTGTAATGAATTTTAGGATTCTTAGTCTGAATGATTTTATAAATAGCTTCTGCCATTTGTTTTGGATCATTTCCACTATCCACATGTTCATCCATCATGCTTAACGTGTTTCCGTAAGTGTCTTTATATGGCGATTTTTCTAATATTGGAGCATGATAGCGACCAGCTGCAATGTTAGTAGCGAAATCACCAGGAGCCACATTGGTCATATGGATATTAAACCCTTTTAGTTCCATTCTGAAAGCTTCGGTAATCAGTTCTAAAGCACCTTTACTCGCACTATAAATACCACGATAAGGTAAACCCATATAACCAGCAATAGATGTAATATTGATAATTAAACCCGAATTCTGTTGACGCATAGTCGGCAAAACCGCTTTTATGACATTTATAGGGCCGAAAAGATTGGTTTCAAAATTGCGCTTTATTTCTTCGTCTGGAATTTCTTCAATAGGACCGGTTATACCAGCACCTGCATTGTTCACTAAAACATCTATTTGAGATTCTTGCTTTAAAACTTCTGCTATGCAATTTGAAATCGTTTCTGGTTTGGTAACATCTAAAGCTACAATAGGAAATTTGCTATCAGGATAATTCTTAGGATTTCTACTGGTTCCATAGACTTGGAAGCCTTTAGCTTGAAGAAATTCTCCCATAGATTTCCCAATTCCTGAAGATCCACCTGTTATTAATACAACTTTAGACATATTGAATTATAAATTTCGACTTGCAAAATACAAATTCCAAAATTAGTATAAACAATATGAAAATCGAATAGATAAGTCCGAGTGAGAATTTATTAAATCTAAGAAAGAATTTATGGATACCGAGTAAAAGTTCCTTCCCTTGGGGAAGGCTAGAATGGGATACAAAAAAAGGCAAGCTACCTACATCACACCGCTACGACCGTTTACCTTTGCTGCGTTCCCGCCCTGGAGGATTCAACAGGAGCTGGTTGTGTAGGACTTGCCAGCTGCAAAGATACAATCTTTAATTACTTTCACAATGATTTTTAAACTGAATTTTATTTAATAACTTGCTAAAAATTCAAACAGAACTTATGCATCTCTCTAAATATTTCATTCTCTTATCCTTAAGTTTATTTTTATCGAATTGTGGCGATTCCAATACGTCAAATAAAACGGGTTTATCCATTAATACAACCGAAAAATCATTAATGCTTGGTGATACGTTGAAATTATCGATTAATAATCCTAAAAAATTAGAGGTTTCCAATGTGAGTTATGAGCTTAATGGTAAACCCATTGAAAACAACATGGTTTTAAACAACATGTCATTAGGAAATAAAACCATCTCAGCCAAAGTAAAAATCGGAGACGAAACGCAGACCATTACGAAATCGGTTATAGTTTATAACAACACCATTCCTTCTATTTACACCTACGAAATTGTAAATACATTTCCTCATGACATTAGTTCTTACACACAAGGTTTGGAATTTTACAATGGCGAATTGTACGAAAGTACAGGTCAGAAAAAGGAATCCAAGCTCAGAAAAATTAATTTTGAAACTGGAGAAGTTTTAAAAAATATTGATTTAGAAGATCAGTATTTTGGAGAAGGCCTTACCATTCTTAATGACAAAATCTATCAGCTCACTTGGCAAGCCAAACGTGGTTTTATTTATGATGTCGATACTTTTGAAAAACTAAGCACCTTTAATTATGGAACAAGTAAAGAAGGTTGGGGAATTTGTAATGATGGCACAACCTTATTTAAATCAGATGGTACAGAAAAAATTTATCTTTTAAATCCAGAAAACCTTACAGAACAAGGCCATATAGAAGTTTATACCGAAAAAGGAAAGATTCCAAGCCTAAATGAACTCGAATGGATTGATGGCAAAATCTTTGCCAACATTTACCAACGTAATGGTGTTTTAATTATCAATCCTAAAACTGGAGGTGTTGAAGGCGTTATCGATTTTAAACCGCTAAAAAAACTGGTGAAGCAACATCCAAAATTAGATGTTTTAAATGGCATCGCTTACCATCCAGAACGTGAAACTATTTTTGTAACCGGAAAAAATTGGGACAAGCTTTTTGAAGTAAAAATATCCAAACGATAAATGGTTTTAGTTATTGAGTTGTTCACCCTGTAA encodes:
- a CDS encoding SDR family oxidoreductase — its product is MSKVVLITGGSSGIGKSMGEFLQAKGFQVYGTSRNPKNYPDSKFPIVALDVTKPETISNCIAEVLKQESQIDVLVNNAGAGITGPIEEIPDEEIKRNFETNLFGPINVIKAVLPTMRQQNSGLIINITSIAGYMGLPYRGIYSASKGALELITEAFRMELKGFNIHMTNVAPGDFATNIAAGRYHAPILEKSPYKDTYGNTLSMMDEHVDSGNDPKQMAEAIYKIIQTKNPKIHYKVGAFMQKFSIVLKRILPDSFYEKLLMNHYKL
- a CDS encoding glutaminyl-peptide cyclotransferase, with amino-acid sequence MHLSKYFILLSLSLFLSNCGDSNTSNKTGLSINTTEKSLMLGDTLKLSINNPKKLEVSNVSYELNGKPIENNMVLNNMSLGNKTISAKVKIGDETQTITKSVIVYNNTIPSIYTYEIVNTFPHDISSYTQGLEFYNGELYESTGQKKESKLRKINFETGEVLKNIDLEDQYFGEGLTILNDKIYQLTWQAKRGFIYDVDTFEKLSTFNYGTSKEGWGICNDGTTLFKSDGTEKIYLLNPENLTEQGHIEVYTEKGKIPSLNELEWIDGKIFANIYQRNGVLIINPKTGGVEGVIDFKPLKKLVKQHPKLDVLNGIAYHPERETIFVTGKNWDKLFEVKISKR